One genomic window of Solanum dulcamara chromosome 10, daSolDulc1.2, whole genome shotgun sequence includes the following:
- the LOC129869950 gene encoding probable leucine-rich repeat receptor-like protein kinase At1g35710 produces MVDVVDANLFSEEEQITSKSESCIAPMMELALDCTKGTPEARITMKDVVKRLNKIKNVNERLDPNNSIVLHRILIGDFVACFQLTDPGAILSRITWPPAQFPCLWPIYPFSSVLNLENNNFHGGIPYELGHLPCLRVIDIQNNQLQGSIPSSLFQHPRVQVISLAFNKLRGEMLKGSWYVPELRVLNLRNNCRTGIIPPSVGNATKLLNFSLSNNRINGNIPREIGNLSQLAYLSFVNNQLTGSIPTSLFNISSLLSVTLGMNSLYGPLLLDEGNIVSNLKFLSISMNQIFGCIPSNICQLTELKVLSISVNNITGYIPRNIGCLSKLERFYIGDNRIKGTIPASLGNISTLKILYCGNNRMRLFSTQSAGRGNSIVLTNASKLEILSLTKNFLTGAIPTNLGNLRELRELLLFDNQLTNEPREHELRFFNSLADCRMLRYLEVGFNPLNGVLPNSIGNLSSTIETFHIVDAHINGLIPTSIGNMSGLTALIFQKNNLTGSIPSDVGKLKPLQGLYLDNNKLQGHIPEANA; encoded by the exons ATGGTGGACGTTGTGGATGCCAATCTTTTTTCTGAGGAAGAACAAATCACTTCTAAAAGTGAAAGTTGCATAGCCCCAATGATGGAATTGGCATTAGATTGCACAAAGGGAACACCAGAAGCAAGAATAACCATGAAAGATGTAGTCAAGAGGCTTAACAAAATCAAGAAC GTGAATGAAAGACTAGATCCTAATAATTCAATAGTTTTACACC GCATCTTAATAGGGGATTTTGTTGCTTGCTTCCAGTTGACTGATCCTGGTGCAATTTTATCGAGGATCACCTGGCCACCT GCACAATTTCCCTGTCTTTGGCCAATTTATCCTTTCTCAAGTGTTCTCAATCTCGAGAACAACAACTTCCATGGTGGCATCCCTTACGAACTTGGCCACTTGCCTTGCTTGCGAGTGATTGATATTCAAAATAATCAGCTCCAAGGAAGTATTCCATCAAGTCTATTTCAACACCCGAGAGTTCAGGTAATTTCATTGGCCTTCAATAAACTCAGAGGTGAAATGCTGAAAGGGTCATGGTACGTACCAGAACTCAGGGTCTTAAATCTTAGGAACAATTGCCGCACAGGTATAATCCCTCCTTCTGTCGGAAATGCCACAAAGTTGCTCAACTTCAGTTTGTCTAATAATAGAATCAACGGCAACATTCCTAGGGAGATTGGTAATTTGAGTCAGCTTGCATATTTGTCCTTTGTCAATAATCAATTAACAGGTTCCATTCCTACATCACTGTTTAATATCTCATCGCTACTTTCTGTAACTCTGGGAATGAACAGCCTTTATGGTCCTCTCTTGCTAGATGAAGGGAATATTGTATCAAATCTGAAGTTTTTAAGTATATCTATGAACCAAATTTTTGGTTGCATTCCTTCCAACATATGCCAACTCACAGAGCTCAAAGTTTTGTCAATATCTGTCAACAACATAACTGGATACATACCAAGAAATATTGGTTGTCTATCCAAGCTCGAGAGGTTCTATATTGGAGATAATAGAATAAAAGGGACTATTCCTGCTTCATTGGGAAATATTTCCACTCTGAAAATTCTTTATTGTGGAAACAATCGCATG AGGCTATTTTCAAC TCAATCAGCTGGAAGGGGAAATTCCATTGTTCTAACAAATGCTTCCAAGCTTGAGATACTGTCGCTAACAAAGAACTTTCTCACAGGCGCTATTCCTACTAATTTGGGGAATCTTCGTGAGCTGCGAGAACTGCTCCTATTTGATAATCAACTTACCAATGAACCAAGAGAGCATGAGTTGCGATTCTTCAATTCTTTGGCGGACTGTAGGATGTTGCGATATCTAGAAGTGGGTTTCAATCCATTGAATGGTGTTCTGCCCAATTCTATTGGGAATCTTTCATCTACTATTGAAACATTTCATATAGTAGATGCACACATCAACGGCCTCATCCCCACAAGTATAGGCAACATGAGCGGTCTTACAGCCCTAATCTTTCAAAAAAACAACTTGACTGGGAGTATTCCTTCTGATGTTGGTAAGCTTAAACCACTCCAAGGGCTGTATCTAGATAATAATAAATTGCAGGGACATATTCCAGAGGCG AATGCTTAG
- the LOC129869952 gene encoding LRR receptor-like serine/threonine-protein kinase FLS2, which yields MLDAAMEIEYLHHGNVTPIVHCDLKPTNVLLDEDMVARVGDFGISKILTISKSMAYTETLGTLGYIAPGNELIRKDMVQRNITWTRLKRQRVVALTLPNLQLQGTISPSLANLSFLSVLNLKNNSFHGSIPYGLGHLPRLRVIDIQNNQLEGSIPTSLFQYQRVQVISLDFNKLGGEMWRGPCLTGIIPPSIGNATKMMNFSLFGNRVSGNIPKEVINLSQLADLYLIDNQLTGSIPAEPFNISSLRVVSLYNNSLSGRLLLDEGNIVSNLKVLSISYNQISGSIPSNICQLTELKAINGTIPASLGNISTLNILVCRNNRIVGQIPPELGKLSNLLIGQIPEAIFNISSMELEGEIPETIFNRSSLVVIALNFNNLSGRIPTTAGLHLPNLKVLDLGVNQLVAETPLFITNASKLEILDLSDNFLTGTIPTNLGNLRDLRDIFLHTNQLINEPREYELRFFNSLVDCRMLRYLEVGLNPLNGVLPNSIGNLSSTIEVFEMSHAHINGLIPTSIGNISGLLALDFQRNNFMGSIPSDVGELKQLQGLYLKNNKLQGHIPEASA from the exons ATGCTTGATGCAGCTATGGAAATTGAATATCTACATCATGGTAATGTTACTCCAATTGTTCATTGTgacctaaagccaaccaacgTTCTTTTAGATGAAGATATGGTGGCTCGTGTTGGTGATTTTGGAATCTCTAAAATATTAACCATAAGCAAGTCCATGGCTTATACTGAGACATTGGGCACTCTTGGATACATTGCACCAG GAAATGAGCTTATAAGAAAGGACATGGTACAGAGGAACATCACTTGGACTCG TTTAAAAAGGCAAAGGGTTGTGGCCTTGACTCTTCCTAATTTGCAACTTCAAGGCACAATTTCCCCGTCTTTGGCCAATTTGTCCTTTCTCAGTGTTCTCAATCTCAAGAACAACAGCTTCCACGGTAGTATACCTTATGGCCTTGGCCACTTGCCTCGCTTGCGAGTCATTGATATTCAAAACAATCAGCTGGAAGGAAGTATACCGACAAGTCTATTTCAATACCAGAGAGTTCAAGTAATTTCATTGGACTTCAATAAACTTGGTGGTGAAATGTGGAGAGGGCCATG CCTCACGGGTATAATCCCTCCTTCTATTGGAAATGCCACAAAAATGATGAACTTCAGTTTGTTTGGGAATAGAGTAAGTGGCAACATTCCAAAGGAGGTCATTAATCTGAGCCAACTTGCAGACTTGTACTTGATTGATAATCAATTAACAGGTTCCATTCCCGCAGAACCGTTTAATATCTCATCATTGCGTGTCGTAAGTCTGTACAACAATAGCCTTTCTGGCCGTCTCTTGCTTGATGAAGGGAATATTGTGTCAAATCTGAAGGTTTTAAGTATAAGTTACAACCAAATTTCTGGTAGCATTCCTTCCAACATATGCCAACTCACAGAGCTCAAAG CAATAAATGGGACTATTCCTGCTTCATTGGGAAATATTTCCACTCTAAATATTCTTGTTTGTAGAAACAATCGCATAGTGGGGCAAATTCCTCCAGAATTAGGGAAGCTATCAAATTTGCTTATTGGTCAAATTCCAGAGGCTATTTTCAACATATCTTCTATGGAA CTTGAAGGGGAAATTCCAGAGACTATTTTCAATAGATCTTCTTTGGTAGTCATTGCTCTCAATTTCAACAACCTCTCGGGGAGAATTCCAACCACTGCAGGTCTTCATCTTCCGAACCTTAAAGTGCTTGACTTGGGAGTCAATCAGCTGGTAGCAGAAACTCCATTGTTCATAACAAATGCTTCCAAGCTTGAGATACTGGATCTAAGTGATAATTTCCTCACAGGAACTATTCCTACTAATTTAGGAAATCTTCGTGATCTGCGAGATATCTTCCTACATACTAATCAACTTATCAATGAACCAAGAGAGTATGAGTTGCGATTCTTCAATTCTTTGGTGGACTGTAGGATGTTGCGATATCTAGAAGTGGGTTTGAATCCGTTGAATGGTGTTCTGCCCAATTCTATTGGGAATCTTTCATCTACTATTGAAGTATTTGAAATGTCACATGCACACATCAATGGCCTCATCCCCACAAGTATAGGCAACATAAGCGGTCTGCTAGCTCTAGACTTTCAACGAAATAACTTTATGGGAAGTATTCCTTCTGATGTTGGTGAgcttaaacaactccaagggcTGTATCTAAAAAACAATAAATTGCAGGGACATATTCCAGAGGCG AGTGCTTAG
- the LOC129869953 gene encoding receptor kinase-like protein Xa21, which translates to MLQYLVLGSNNFSSKFPLSLWKMSGLLYLSVSQNSIEGEVPSDIGGLKAIVELYVYSNHFSGMIPTRFGELQNLQSLDLSNNSFFGQIPLSFANLISLEFLNLSLNALSGTIPKSLEKLSYLKSINASFNGLEGEIPSDGVFANSTLQSFLGNKGLCGAHILEIPGCAITNPGQQSKLKEIVLKIVTPVVISFFMIFLLVSIWIMKRQKKGKSKDVEKVPEIGTYQFVSYHEIQRATNNFDESNLIGVGSSGSVYKGTLSGGNVVAIKVLDLENEQLCRRFDTECEVMRNVRHGILVPVITTCSSDYIRAFVLR; encoded by the coding sequence ATGCTACAATATCTTGTTTTGGGTTCTaataatttttcatcaaaatttccgTTGAGCCTTTGGAAGATGAGTGGCCTTCTCTATCTAAGCGTGTCACAAAATTCTATAGAGGGAGAAGTTCCATCAGATATTGGAGGACTGAAAGCCATTGTAGAACTATATGTTTACAGTAACCACTTTTCAGGCATGATACCGACCAGATTCGGGGAACTCCAAAACCTGCAGTCTCTTGACCTATCGAACAATTCATTTTTTGGCCAAATTCCTTTATCCTTTGCCAACTTGATAAGCTTGGAATTCTTGAATTTGTCTTTAAATGCATTGTCAGGTACTATTCCTAAGTCATTGGAAAAACTCTCGTACCTGAAAAGCATTAATGCTTCATTTAATGGTTTAGAAGGTGAAATACCCAGTGACGGTGTGTTTGCAAATTCCACTCTGCAATCATTTCTCGGGAACAAAGGTCTATGTGGAGCACACATATTGGAGATTCCTGGTTGTGCTATCACCAATCCTGGACAACAATCAAAGCTAAAGGAGATTGTGCTAAAAATTGTTACTCCAGTGGTTATTTCATTCTTTATGATATTCTTGTTGGTTTCAATTTGGATAATGAAAAGACAGAAGAAAGGAAAGTCCAAAGATGTGGAAAAAGTACCGGAGATCGGGACTTATCAATTTGTTTCTTATCACGAGATTCAACGAGCAacaaataattttgatgaatcaaatTTAATTGGTGTGGGAAGTTCTGGCTCTGTGTACAAAGGCACATTATCTGGTGGAAATGTAGTGGCGATAAAGGTTTTGGATTTGGAAAATGAGCAATTATGCAGAAGGTTTGATACTGAATGCGAAGTGATGAGAAATGTTAGACACGGAATTCTTGTTCCAGTGATTACTACTTGTTCTAGTGACTATATAAGAGCCTTTGTTCTGCGATAA
- the LOC129869954 gene encoding LRR receptor-like serine/threonine-protein kinase RGI3 codes for MKLKSANFFRVSRLTFPSIRSSCNFLGFADAGSRNPRSAVTPIQGSRVHGICISWMKVFLLVLQLVGVTCSFLYLVASSVWELKENFSITKDASDGVKVYRSKRQRVVALALPNLQLQGTISPSLANLSFLSVLNLDNNQLQGSIPASLFQHRRVQVISLAFNKLDGEMWKGPWYVPELRVFDLTNNSLTGIIPPFIGNATKMMNFSLSGNRVSGNIPKEVGNLCQLADLYLTDNQLICSIPAILFNISSLLVISLYNNSLSGRLLLDEGNIVSNLKTYPEILVVYPSSRGSIWLFIQAREVLYWAYCNKWDYSCFIGKYFHSENSLLWKQSHSGAIPLELGKLSNLRELTFDQNYNLIGQNPEAIFNISSLEIIDFSFNNLSGRIPTTTSLHLPNLKVLYLGTNKLEGEIPLFITNASKLEILELDGNFLTGAIPTNLGNLRELQSLFLYTNQLTNEPRERELRFFNSLANCRMLQYLQVGTNPLTGVLLNPIGNLSSTIENFYIADAHINGLILTSIGNISCLVGLYFQGNNLAGSIPSEIGKLKQLQGMYL; via the exons ATGaaacttaagtcggctaactttttcagggtctctcgactaacgtttccaagTATCCGTTCGAGCTGCAACTTCTTGGGTTTTGCAGATGCTGGTTCAAGAAATCCAAGATCAGCTGTAACTCCAATACAAGGCTCAAG ggtTCATGGAATCTGCATAAGCTGGATGAAGGTGTTTTTGTTGGTGTTGCAGCTTGTTGGTGTTACCTGCAGCTTCTTGTACCTAGTTGCATCTTCAGTTTG GGAGCTGAAAGAGAATTTTTCAATTACTAAAGATGCAAGTGATGGGGTAAAAGTTTATCG TTCAAAAAGGCAAAGGGTTGTGGCCTTGGCTCTTCCTAATTTGCAACTGCAAGGCACAATTTCCCCATCTTTGGCCAATTTGTCCTTTCTCAGTGTTCTCAATCTCGACAACAATCAGCTCCAAGGAAGTATACCAGCAAGTTTATTTCAACACCGCAGAGTTCAAGTAATTTCATTGGCTTTCAATAAACTCGATGGTGAAATGTGGAAAGGGCCATGGTATGTACCCGAACTCAGGGTATTTGATCTCACCAACAATAGCCTCACGGGTATAATCCCTCCTTTTATTGGAAATGCCACAAAAATGATGAACTTCAGTTTGTCTGGGAATAGAGTCAGTGGCAACATTCCAAAGGAGGTCGGTAATCTATGCCAACTTGCAGACTTGTACTTGACTGATAATCAATTAATTTGTTCCATTCCCGCAATACTGTTTAATATCTCATCATTGCTTGTCATAAGTCTATACAACAATAGCCTTTCTGGCCGGCTCTTGCTTGATGAAGGGAATATTGTGTCAAATCTGAAG ACATACCCAGAAATATTGGTTGTTTATCCAAGCTCGAGAGGTTCTATATGGTTGTTTATCCAAGCTCGAGAGGTTCTATATTGGGCGTACTGCAATAAGTGGGACTATTCCTGCTTCATTGGGAAATATTTCCACTCTGAAAATTCTTTATTGTGGAAACAATCACATAGTGGGGCAATTCCTCTGGAATTAGGGAAGCTATCAAATTTGAGGGAATTAACCTTTGACCAAAATTATAATCTTATTGGTCAAAATCCAGAGGCTATTTTCAACATATCTTCTTTGGAAATTATTGATTTCAGTTTCAATAATCTCTCTGGTAGAATTCCAACCACTACAAGTCTTCATCTTCCGAACCTTAAAGTACTTTACCTGGGAACCAATAAGCTGGAAGGGGAAATTCCACTGTTCATAACAAATGCTTCCAAGCTTGAGATACTGGAGCTAGATGGGAACTTTCTCACAGGCGCTATTCCTACTAATTTGGGGAATCTTCGTGAGCTGCAATCACTGTTCCTATATACTAATCAACTTACCAATGAACCAAGAGAGCGTGAGTTGCGATTCTTCAATTCTTTGGCAAACTGTAGGATGTTGCAATATCTACAAGTGGGTACCAATCCGTTGACTGGTGTTCTGCTCAATCCTATTGGGAATCTTTCATCTACAATTGAAAACTTTTATATAGCAGATGCACACATCAACGGCCTCATCCTCACAAGTATAGGCAACATAAGCTGTCTAGTGGGCCTATACTTTCAAGGAAACAACTTGGCAGGGAGTATTCCTTCTGAGATTGGTAAGCTTAAGCAACTCCAAGGGATGTATCTATAA